Proteins encoded by one window of Pseudomonas coleopterorum:
- a CDS encoding SIMPL domain-containing protein (The SIMPL domain is named for its presence in mouse protein SIMPL (signalling molecule that associates with mouse pelle-like kinase). Bacterial member BP26, from Brucella, was shown to assemble into a channel-like structure, while YggE from E. coli has been associated with resistance to oxidative stress.), whose product MPVITRSAALVLGASLLSSLPALADEARYNQISLRAEVSQEVPRDLMLVTLYSEEQNADPAKLAAGISDTLNKALAQAREVKGVIVRQGSRNSYPIYDDKGQTITGWRERAEVRLESADFPALSKLTGELLQSLKMGAMDFSIADKTRKQSEDALLKEAVAAFKARAQLATDALGGKSYKVVNLNLNSAGYPRPYASAPMMMKAARADAAPVTPDVEAGTSEVSINADGVIEVVMP is encoded by the coding sequence ATGCCCGTCATCACCCGCAGCGCCGCTCTGGTCCTTGGCGCAAGCCTGTTGTCCAGCCTCCCTGCCCTGGCCGACGAGGCCCGCTACAACCAGATTTCCCTGCGTGCCGAGGTCAGCCAGGAAGTGCCTCGCGACCTGATGCTCGTGACCCTCTACAGCGAGGAGCAGAATGCCGACCCGGCCAAGCTGGCCGCCGGTATCAGCGACACGTTGAACAAGGCCCTGGCCCAGGCCCGCGAAGTCAAAGGCGTGATCGTCCGCCAGGGCAGTCGCAACAGCTATCCGATCTACGATGACAAGGGCCAGACCATCACCGGCTGGCGCGAGCGCGCCGAAGTGCGCCTTGAAAGCGCCGACTTCCCGGCCCTGTCCAAACTCACCGGCGAACTGCTGCAGAGCCTGAAGATGGGCGCCATGGACTTCTCCATCGCCGACAAGACCCGCAAGCAGAGCGAAGACGCCCTGCTCAAGGAAGCCGTGGCTGCGTTCAAAGCCCGCGCGCAACTGGCTACCGACGCCCTGGGCGGCAAGAGCTACAAGGTGGTCAACCTCAACCTCAACAGCGCTGGCTACCCTCGCCCCTACGCCTCGGCGCCGATGATGATGAAGGCCGCTCGCGCCGACGCGGCTCCGGTGACCCCCGACGTAGAAGCGGGCACCAGCGAGGTCAGCATCAATGCCGACGGCGTCATCGAAGTCGTGATGCCTTGA
- a CDS encoding ATP-binding protein: protein MLAHPMPLSASRQNLWRLTFIRTLVLAAQAGSVGFAYLTHLLPLPWLALSTTLAVSAILCALTVLRLRFSLPVTELEYALQLACDLLIHSVLLYYSGGGANPFVSYYLVPLTIAAVTLPWVYSLVLSGIALACYTFMLAHFYPLDALPIGRENLQIYGMWLSFALAASVITFFAAKMAEELRRQEQLRAQRREEGLRDQQLLAVATEAAGAAHELGTPLATMSVLLKEMRQDHPQPELQEDLQVLQDQVKLCKETLQQLVRAAEANRRMAVVDQPVTAWLDEALNRWHLMRPESSYRFHRQGQGEVPHLAPPPDLTQALLNLLNNAADACPDNLEVRLDWDSVDIFISIRDHGAGVPLAIAEQIGKPFFTTKGKGFGLGLFLSKASVTRAGGSVKLYSHEEGGTLTELRLPRGVRGDDR from the coding sequence ATGCTCGCCCACCCTATGCCTCTTTCCGCTTCACGCCAGAACCTCTGGCGCCTGACCTTCATCCGCACGCTGGTACTGGCCGCTCAGGCCGGCTCGGTCGGCTTCGCCTACCTCACGCACCTGTTGCCCTTGCCGTGGCTGGCGTTGAGCACCACCCTGGCGGTGTCGGCCATACTCTGCGCGCTGACCGTGCTGCGCCTGCGCTTCTCGTTGCCGGTCACCGAACTTGAATACGCCTTGCAACTGGCCTGCGACCTGCTCATCCACAGTGTCCTGCTGTACTACTCGGGCGGCGGTGCCAACCCGTTCGTTTCCTATTACCTGGTGCCGCTGACCATCGCCGCCGTGACCCTGCCCTGGGTCTATTCCCTGGTGCTGTCCGGGATCGCCCTGGCGTGCTACACCTTCATGCTGGCGCATTTCTATCCCCTCGACGCATTGCCGATCGGTCGTGAGAACCTGCAGATCTACGGCATGTGGTTGAGCTTTGCCCTGGCCGCTTCGGTAATCACCTTCTTCGCCGCCAAGATGGCCGAAGAGTTGCGCCGCCAGGAACAACTGCGTGCGCAGCGCCGCGAAGAGGGTCTGCGTGACCAGCAACTGCTGGCCGTGGCCACCGAGGCCGCCGGTGCCGCGCATGAGTTGGGTACGCCACTGGCCACCATGAGCGTGCTGCTCAAGGAGATGCGCCAGGACCATCCCCAGCCCGAACTGCAGGAAGACCTGCAGGTGCTGCAGGATCAGGTCAAGCTGTGCAAGGAAACCCTGCAGCAGCTGGTGCGCGCCGCCGAGGCCAATCGGCGCATGGCTGTGGTCGATCAACCCGTGACCGCCTGGCTCGACGAAGCCCTGAATCGCTGGCACTTGATGCGTCCCGAATCCAGCTACCGCTTCCACCGCCAGGGCCAGGGCGAGGTTCCCCATCTGGCGCCGCCGCCGGACCTGACCCAGGCGCTGCTCAACCTGCTCAACAACGCCGCCGATGCCTGCCCCGACAACCTCGAGGTCAGGCTGGACTGGGACAGCGTAGACATTTTCATCTCGATCCGTGACCACGGAGCGGGTGTTCCCCTGGCGATTGCCGAGCAGATCGGCAAGCCGTTCTTCACCACAAAGGGCAAAGGCTTCGGCCTCGGCCTGTTCTTGAGCAAAGCCAGCGTGACTCGCGCCGGCGGCTCGGTAAAACTCTATAGTCATGAAGAGGGCGGCACGCTCACCGAGCTGCGTCTGCCCCGTGGCGTCCGAGGAGATGATCGATGA
- a CDS encoding response regulator transcription factor, whose translation MTDEHQVEGEELPHLLLVDDDATFTRVMARAMSRRGFRVSTAGSAEEGLKLAQDDVPDYAALDLKMEGDSGLVLLPKLLELDPEMRVVILTGYSSIATAVEAIKRGACNYLCKPADADDVLAALSAEHADLDSLVPENPMSVDRLQWEHIQRVLTEHAGNISATARALGMHRRTLQRKLQKRPVRR comes from the coding sequence ATGACTGACGAACACCAAGTCGAAGGCGAAGAACTGCCACATTTGTTGTTGGTAGATGATGACGCCACCTTCACCCGTGTCATGGCCCGCGCCATGAGCCGCCGAGGCTTTCGCGTGAGTACCGCGGGCAGCGCCGAGGAAGGCTTGAAGCTGGCCCAGGACGACGTGCCGGACTACGCCGCGCTGGACCTGAAAATGGAAGGCGATTCGGGCCTGGTGCTGCTGCCCAAGCTGCTGGAGCTGGACCCGGAGATGCGTGTGGTGATCCTCACCGGCTATTCCAGCATCGCGACCGCAGTGGAGGCGATCAAGCGTGGCGCCTGCAACTACCTGTGCAAGCCGGCCGACGCCGACGACGTGCTGGCTGCGCTGTCGGCCGAACACGCCGACCTCGATAGCCTAGTGCCGGAAAACCCCATGTCGGTGGACCGCCTGCAATGGGAGCACATCCAGCGGGTGCTCACCGAGCACGCGGGCAACATTTCTGCCACGGCGCGGGCGTTGGGTATGCACCGACGCACCCTGCAACGCAAATTGCAGAAGCGTCCGGTTCGGCGCTGA
- a CDS encoding FadR/GntR family transcriptional regulator: protein MDTQSAAPRARRKPRSLAQELVAVLTQRILDGELKRGDKLPTESAIMEEQGVSRTVVREAISRLQAAGQVETRHGIGTFVLDTPSPSGFRIDPATIVTLRDVLAVLELRISLEVESAGLAASRRSDEQLAAMRAALDALNESAAHASDAVASDFQFHLQIALSTGNRYFTDIMTHLGTSIIPRTRLNSARLAHDDQQHYMTRLSREHEEIYDAIARQDSDAARAAMRLHLTNSRERLRQAHQEAEAGTA from the coding sequence ATGGATACTCAGAGCGCCGCCCCACGCGCCCGTCGCAAACCGCGCAGCCTGGCCCAGGAACTGGTGGCCGTGCTGACCCAGCGTATTCTCGATGGCGAACTCAAGCGGGGCGACAAACTGCCTACCGAGTCGGCCATCATGGAAGAGCAGGGCGTCAGCCGCACGGTGGTGCGTGAAGCCATTTCCCGGCTGCAGGCGGCGGGGCAGGTCGAGACCCGCCATGGCATCGGCACTTTCGTGCTGGATACGCCGAGCCCGAGTGGCTTTCGCATCGATCCGGCGACCATCGTCACGTTGCGCGACGTGCTCGCGGTGCTGGAGCTGCGCATCAGCCTGGAAGTGGAGTCCGCCGGTCTGGCTGCCAGCCGACGCTCCGACGAACAGCTGGCGGCCATGCGCGCGGCGCTCGATGCGCTGAACGAAAGCGCGGCCCATGCCAGTGACGCCGTGGCATCCGATTTCCAGTTCCACCTGCAGATCGCCTTGTCCACTGGCAACCGGTACTTCACCGACATCATGACGCACCTGGGCACCAGCATCATTCCCCGTACCCGGCTGAATTCGGCGCGCTTGGCGCACGATGACCAGCAGCACTACATGACCCGTCTCAGCCGCGAGCACGAGGAAATCTACGACGCCATTGCCCGTCAGGATTCCGATGCGGCACGCGCCGCCATGCGCCTGCACCTGACCAACAGCCGCGAACGCCTGCGCCAGGCCCACCAGGAAGCCGAAGCCGGCACGGCCTGA
- the kdgD gene encoding 5-dehydro-4-deoxyglucarate dehydratase, whose amino-acid sequence MNPQELKSILNHGLLSFPVTDFTAQGDFHREGYIKRLEWLAPYGASALFAAGGTGEFFSLAASEYSQVIKTAVDTCAKSVPILAGVGGSTRQAIEYAQEAERLGAKGLLLLPHYLTEASQDGVAAHVEAVCKSVNIGVIVYNRNVCRLNALLLERLAETCPNLIGYKDGLGDIELMVSIRRRLGDRFSYLGGLPTAEVYAAAYKALGVPVYSSAVFNFIPKTAMDFYHAIAADDHVTVGKLIDDFFLPYLDIRNRKSGYAVSIVKAGAKIAGYDAGPVRTPLTDLTGEEYEMLAALMDKMGPQ is encoded by the coding sequence ATGAATCCACAAGAACTAAAGTCCATCCTCAACCACGGCTTGCTGTCTTTCCCGGTAACCGACTTCACTGCCCAAGGCGACTTCCACCGCGAGGGCTATATCAAGCGCCTGGAATGGCTTGCCCCGTATGGCGCCAGCGCGCTGTTCGCTGCCGGCGGTACCGGTGAGTTCTTCTCCCTCGCTGCCAGCGAATACTCGCAGGTGATCAAGACTGCGGTCGACACTTGCGCCAAAAGCGTGCCTATCCTCGCCGGTGTGGGCGGTTCCACTCGCCAGGCCATCGAATATGCGCAGGAAGCCGAGCGCCTGGGCGCCAAGGGTCTGTTGCTGTTGCCGCACTACCTGACCGAAGCCAGCCAGGACGGCGTGGCCGCCCACGTCGAAGCCGTGTGCAAATCGGTCAACATCGGCGTCATCGTCTACAACCGCAACGTCTGCCGTCTGAACGCACTGCTGCTCGAGCGTCTGGCCGAAACCTGCCCGAACCTGATCGGCTACAAGGACGGCTTGGGCGATATCGAACTGATGGTGTCGATCCGTCGCCGTCTGGGCGACCGTTTCAGCTACCTGGGTGGCCTGCCGACCGCCGAAGTCTATGCTGCTGCCTACAAGGCGCTGGGCGTACCGGTCTATTCGTCCGCCGTGTTCAACTTCATCCCGAAGACCGCGATGGACTTCTACCACGCGATCGCCGCTGACGATCACGTCACCGTAGGCAAGTTGATCGATGACTTCTTCCTGCCTTACCTGGACATCCGCAACCGCAAGTCGGGCTATGCCGTCAGTATCGTCAAGGCCGGCGCCAAGATCGCAGGTTACGACGCAGGTCCGGTGCGCACCCCGCTGACCGACCTGACTGGCGAAGAGTATGAAATGCTCGCTGCGCTGATGGACAAGATGGGTCCGCAGTAA
- a CDS encoding AEC family transporter, with protein MLALFLQTLNVTAPVFAMLFLGYGLKRIEWINDNFIKTASALVFNVCMPSLLFLGIYHADLRSALKPGLLVYFVVATVGSFAIAWWIATKRCPEVDRGVFTQGAFRGNNGVIGLALAGSMYGDYGISLGSILAGLVIVLYNSLSVVVLAIYSPNIKSDPLSICKSILVNPLIISVVTAVPFAWLQVPIPNWILTSADYVAQMSLPLALICIGGTLSLAALRSSGSVALSASAVKMILLPIVGTFGAWLLGFRGAELGILFLYIGAPSASVGYVMVRASGGNYSLAAAIIVITTLAAAITTNIGIFLLQWGGWI; from the coding sequence ATGCTGGCCCTATTTCTGCAGACCCTGAACGTGACCGCTCCGGTGTTCGCCATGCTGTTTTTGGGCTATGGGCTGAAGCGGATCGAGTGGATCAACGATAACTTCATCAAGACCGCCTCGGCCTTGGTGTTCAACGTCTGCATGCCGTCCTTGCTGTTCCTGGGCATCTACCATGCCGACCTGCGCTCGGCGCTCAAGCCCGGTTTGCTGGTGTATTTCGTGGTGGCCACGGTGGGCAGCTTCGCCATCGCCTGGTGGATCGCCACCAAGCGTTGTCCGGAGGTCGATCGCGGCGTCTTCACCCAAGGCGCATTTCGCGGCAACAACGGCGTCATTGGCCTGGCTCTGGCCGGCAGCATGTATGGTGACTACGGCATCTCTCTGGGCTCGATCCTCGCGGGCCTGGTGATCGTGCTCTACAACTCCTTGTCCGTCGTGGTGCTGGCGATCTACAGCCCCAACATCAAGTCCGACCCCTTGAGCATCTGCAAGAGCATCCTGGTCAACCCGCTGATCATCAGCGTGGTCACGGCCGTGCCCTTCGCCTGGCTGCAGGTGCCCATCCCCAACTGGATCCTGACTTCTGCCGATTACGTCGCGCAGATGAGCCTGCCGCTGGCACTGATCTGCATCGGCGGCACCCTGTCGCTGGCGGCCTTGCGCAGCAGCGGTTCGGTGGCCCTGAGCGCCAGCGCGGTGAAAATGATCCTGCTGCCGATCGTCGGTACATTCGGTGCCTGGCTGTTGGGCTTTCGCGGGGCGGAACTGGGCATTCTGTTCCTGTATATTGGCGCTCCTTCGGCCTCGGTCGGTTATGTCATGGTGCGGGCCAGCGGCGGCAACTATTCGCTCGCCGCCGCCATCATCGTGATCACCACCCTGGCGGCGGCCATCACCACCAATATCGGAATTTTCCTGTTGCAGTGGGGCGGCTGGATCTAG
- a CDS encoding amino acid permease gives MDDQSTPEGLHRGLKNRHIQLIALGGAIGTGLFLGIAQTIGMAGPSVILGYAIGGLIAFFIMRQLGEMVVEEPVTGTFSHFANRYWSGLAGFMSGWNYWVLYVLVGMAELTAVGIYIKYWWPDVPTWASAAVFFVLINAINMFQVKIYGEMEFWFSLIKVAAIVSMIGFGAWMLATGNGGPDASVANLWQYGGFFPNGIGGLTLAMAVIMFSFGGLELVGITAAEADDPKRSIPKATNQVIYRILLFYVGALTILLSLYPWQKVVEGGSPFVMIFHALDSNVVATVLNVVVLTAALSVYNSCVYCNSRMLFGLAVQGDAPKTLLKVNRRGVPMKALGISALATGLSVLINYLMPGEAFGLLMALAVSALVINWGIISITHLKFRKAMRANGHATFFPSWGYPITNWVCLAFLAAILVIMYMTPGIRISVLLIPVWLGVLAVAWMFKKRQG, from the coding sequence ATGGATGATCAATCCACCCCCGAAGGTCTGCATCGGGGTCTGAAAAACAGGCATATCCAGCTCATTGCCCTGGGCGGCGCCATCGGCACCGGCCTGTTTCTGGGCATTGCCCAGACCATCGGCATGGCCGGCCCTTCGGTGATCCTGGGCTACGCCATCGGCGGCCTGATCGCTTTCTTCATCATGCGCCAGCTCGGTGAGATGGTCGTCGAGGAACCGGTCACCGGGACCTTCAGCCATTTCGCCAACCGCTACTGGAGTGGCCTGGCCGGGTTCATGTCCGGCTGGAACTACTGGGTGCTGTACGTGCTGGTGGGCATGGCCGAGCTCACCGCCGTGGGCATCTACATCAAGTACTGGTGGCCGGACGTGCCCACCTGGGCTTCGGCCGCGGTGTTCTTCGTGCTGATCAACGCGATCAACATGTTCCAGGTGAAGATCTATGGCGAGATGGAGTTCTGGTTCTCGTTGATCAAGGTGGCGGCCATCGTCAGCATGATCGGCTTCGGCGCCTGGATGCTGGCCACCGGCAATGGCGGGCCTGATGCCAGCGTTGCCAACCTTTGGCAATACGGTGGCTTCTTCCCCAACGGCATCGGGGGCCTGACCCTGGCCATGGCGGTGATCATGTTCTCCTTCGGCGGCCTGGAACTGGTCGGCATCACCGCCGCCGAAGCCGATGATCCCAAGCGCAGCATACCCAAGGCCACCAACCAGGTGATCTACCGCATCCTGCTGTTCTACGTGGGCGCCTTGACCATCCTGCTGTCGCTGTACCCGTGGCAGAAAGTGGTCGAGGGCGGCAGTCCGTTCGTGATGATCTTCCACGCGCTGGACAGCAACGTGGTGGCTACCGTACTCAATGTGGTGGTGCTGACCGCAGCGCTGTCGGTCTACAACAGCTGCGTCTATTGCAATAGCCGCATGCTGTTCGGCCTGGCGGTGCAGGGTGATGCACCCAAGACCTTGCTCAAGGTCAACCGCCGTGGCGTGCCCATGAAAGCACTGGGGATTTCCGCGCTGGCAACCGGCTTGAGCGTGCTCATCAACTACCTGATGCCGGGCGAGGCGTTTGGCTTGCTGATGGCGCTGGCCGTCTCTGCGCTGGTCATCAACTGGGGCATCATCAGTATCACCCACCTGAAATTCCGCAAGGCCATGCGCGCCAACGGTCATGCAACGTTCTTTCCGAGCTGGGGCTACCCGATCACCAACTGGGTATGCCTGGCGTTCCTGGCAGCGATTCTGGTGATCATGTACATGACCCCAGGCATCCGCATTTCGGTGCTGTTGATTCCCGTATGGCTTGGGGTGCTGGCCGTGGCCTGGATGTTCAAGAAGCGCCAGGGGTAG
- a CDS encoding calcium/sodium antiporter, which translates to MLQLFTGLLLLIAGAEWLVRGAVRLAAALKVRPLVVGLGVVALGSSAPQLAVSLQATFVGTPDIAVGSLVGSNIFSLLVTLGLSALIIPLRVSRQLLRLDIPLLIGASALVFGLALNEQLGRLEGGILLLGLVGYLGVLWRQSRHPGRVATPQGTAPWLKCLGMMLGGLLLLVAGSHWLLEAALELATDFGLSDRVIGLTIVAVGTSLPELATSLVAALRGHREIAVGNVIGSNLFNLLGVLGLTAVLAPAPLSVSPNALDFDLPVMLGVTLLCLPLFYSGYRVTRVEGLVLLGLYAAYGLHVVTFTTGMPLAARLEELMLFYVLPVLAAVVLWGTLRAWRRQH; encoded by the coding sequence TTGCTGCAATTGTTCACAGGGCTGTTGCTGCTGATTGCCGGGGCCGAATGGCTGGTGCGCGGCGCCGTGCGCCTGGCGGCTGCGCTGAAGGTCAGGCCACTGGTGGTGGGCCTGGGCGTGGTGGCGCTGGGCAGCAGTGCGCCGCAGCTGGCGGTCAGCCTGCAGGCGACGTTCGTCGGTACGCCCGACATCGCCGTGGGCAGCCTGGTGGGCAGCAACATCTTCAGCTTGCTGGTGACCTTGGGGTTATCCGCGCTGATCATTCCGTTGCGGGTGTCCCGGCAACTGCTGCGGCTCGATATCCCGTTGCTGATCGGCGCCAGTGCGCTGGTATTCGGACTGGCCTTGAACGAGCAACTGGGGCGCCTGGAAGGCGGCATCCTGCTCCTGGGCCTGGTCGGCTACCTGGGCGTGTTATGGCGCCAGTCGCGGCATCCGGGCCGGGTGGCGACGCCACAGGGCACCGCCCCCTGGCTCAAGTGCCTGGGCATGATGCTCGGCGGTTTGCTGCTGCTGGTTGCCGGAAGCCACTGGTTACTGGAAGCGGCGCTGGAACTGGCCACCGATTTCGGCCTGTCGGATCGGGTGATCGGATTGACCATCGTGGCCGTCGGCACCTCTCTTCCGGAATTGGCCACCTCGCTCGTGGCCGCGTTGCGCGGTCACCGTGAGATTGCGGTGGGTAACGTGATCGGCAGCAACCTGTTCAACCTGCTCGGCGTGCTAGGCCTGACCGCCGTTCTGGCGCCAGCACCCTTGAGCGTTTCGCCCAATGCGCTGGATTTCGACCTGCCGGTCATGCTGGGCGTCACGCTGCTGTGCCTGCCCCTGTTCTACTCGGGATACCGCGTCACACGGGTCGAGGGGCTGGTGCTGCTGGGGCTCTACGCTGCCTATGGCCTGCATGTGGTGACCTTCACCACGGGCATGCCGCTGGCGGCGAGACTGGAAGAGCTGATGCTGTTCTACGTGCTGCCAGTGCTGGCGGCGGTGGTGCTCTGGGGCACCCTGCGCGCCTGGCGTCGACAGCACTGA
- a CDS encoding septal ring lytic transglycosylase RlpA family protein produces MLRGACSFGRHAVCAGAIALLAGCASQNGIIDPRGYDRDGVASYYGARHHGARTASGERFDQYGLTAAHRQLPFGTRVVVTNLANQRNVIVRINDRGPQSRGRLIDVSKGAAEKLGMLRSGTARVRVQTLQD; encoded by the coding sequence CTGCTACGGGGGGCTTGTTCATTTGGGCGTCATGCCGTTTGTGCCGGCGCGATTGCGTTGTTGGCCGGTTGCGCCAGCCAGAACGGCATCATCGACCCCCGTGGTTACGACCGTGACGGGGTCGCCTCCTATTACGGCGCGCGCCACCATGGCGCTCGCACGGCCAGTGGCGAACGCTTCGATCAGTACGGCCTGACTGCGGCCCACCGCCAGCTGCCATTCGGCACCCGAGTGGTGGTGACCAATCTGGCCAACCAGCGCAACGTCATCGTGCGGATCAACGACCGTGGTCCTCAGTCGCGCGGGCGCTTGATCGATGTGTCCAAGGGCGCGGCAGAAAAACTGGGCATGCTGCGCAGCGGCACCGCTCGCGTGCGTGTGCAAACCCTGCAAGACTGA
- the gatB gene encoding Asp-tRNA(Asn)/Glu-tRNA(Gln) amidotransferase subunit GatB codes for MQWEVVIGLEIHTQLATQSKIFSGSSTIFGSEPNTQASLVDLGMPGVLPVLNQEAVRMAVMFGLAIDAEIGQHNVFARKNYFYPDLPKGYQISQMELPIVGKGHLDITLEDGTVKRIGVTRAHLEEDAGKSLHEDFSGSTGIDLNRAGTPLLEIVSEPDMRSAKEAVAYVKAIHALVRYLGICDGNMAEGSLRCDCNVSIRPKGQVEFGTRCEIKNVNSFRFIERAINSEIARQIELIEDGGKVVQQTRLYDPNKDETRAMRSKEEANDYRYFPDPDLLPVVIEDSFLETTRATLPELPPAKRERFQNEFGLSAYDASVLASSREQADFFEQVVGSCGDAKLAANWVMVELGSLLNKQGVEIEESPVSAAQLGGMLQRIKDNTISGKIAKMVFEAMANGEGDADQIIEARGLKQVTDSGAIEKVLDEVLAANAEQVEQYRAADEAKRGKMFGFFVGQAMKASKGKANPQQVNELLKSKLAG; via the coding sequence ATGCAATGGGAAGTCGTGATCGGGCTGGAGATTCATACCCAGCTCGCCACCCAGTCGAAGATTTTCTCCGGCAGTTCCACCATCTTCGGCTCCGAGCCGAACACCCAGGCCAGCCTGGTCGACCTGGGCATGCCCGGCGTGCTGCCGGTGCTCAACCAGGAAGCCGTGCGCATGGCCGTGATGTTCGGTCTGGCCATCGATGCCGAGATCGGCCAGCACAACGTGTTCGCGCGCAAGAACTACTTCTACCCCGACCTGCCCAAGGGCTACCAGATCAGCCAGATGGAGCTGCCGATCGTCGGCAAGGGCCACCTGGACATTACCCTGGAAGACGGCACGGTCAAGCGCATCGGTGTGACCCGCGCGCACCTGGAAGAGGACGCCGGCAAGAGCCTGCACGAGGACTTCAGCGGCAGCACGGGTATCGACCTCAACCGAGCTGGTACACCGCTGCTGGAAATCGTGTCCGAGCCCGACATGCGCAGCGCCAAGGAAGCCGTGGCCTACGTCAAGGCGATCCATGCGCTGGTCCGCTACCTGGGCATCTGTGACGGCAACATGGCCGAAGGCTCGCTGCGCTGCGACTGCAACGTCTCGATCCGGCCCAAGGGACAGGTCGAGTTCGGCACACGCTGCGAGATCAAGAACGTCAACTCGTTCCGCTTCATCGAACGCGCCATCAACAGCGAGATCGCGCGCCAGATCGAGCTGATCGAGGACGGTGGCAAGGTCGTTCAGCAAACCCGCCTGTACGATCCGAACAAGGACGAGACACGGGCCATGCGCAGCAAGGAGGAAGCCAACGACTACCGTTACTTCCCCGATCCGGACCTGCTGCCGGTGGTGATCGAGGATTCGTTCCTGGAAACCACCCGGGCGACTCTGCCGGAGCTGCCGCCGGCCAAGCGTGAGCGCTTCCAGAACGAGTTTGGTTTGTCCGCGTACGATGCCAGCGTATTGGCTTCGAGCCGCGAGCAGGCTGACTTCTTCGAGCAGGTCGTGGGCAGCTGCGGCGATGCCAAGCTGGCCGCCAACTGGGTCATGGTCGAGCTGGGCAGCCTGCTGAACAAGCAGGGCGTGGAAATCGAGGAGTCGCCGGTCAGCGCCGCGCAACTGGGTGGCATGCTGCAGCGCATCAAGGACAACACCATCTCCGGCAAGATCGCCAAGATGGTCTTCGAAGCCATGGCCAATGGTGAAGGCGATGCCGACCAGATCATCGAGGCGCGCGGCCTGAAACAGGTCACCGACAGCGGTGCCATCGAGAAGGTGCTGGACGAAGTGTTGGCCGCCAACGCCGAGCAGGTCGAACAGTACCGTGCGGCAGACGAGGCCAAACGCGGCAAGATGTTCGGCTTCTTCGTCGGCCAGGCCATGAAAGCGTCCAAGGGCAAGGCCAACCCGCAGCAGGTCAACGAGTTACTCAAGAGCAAGCTGGCCGGTTGA